The Oncorhynchus tshawytscha isolate Ot180627B linkage group LG05, Otsh_v2.0, whole genome shotgun sequence genome includes a window with the following:
- the aig1 gene encoding androgen-induced gene 1 protein isoform X3, with product MALIPSQVLRVAILLSYFSILCNYKAIDMPAHQTYGGSWKFLTFIDLVIQAVFFGVCVLTDLSRLLTKGSENQEQDRQLRKLIGLRDWMMAVLAFPVGVVARHMLVFSLYVGQPNPSHFSLVKPKG from the exons ATGGCGCTCATCCCATCTCAGGTGCTAAGGGTAGccattctcctgtcctatttctCCATCCTCTGCAATTATAAAGCAATTGACATGCCCGCGCATCAAACATATGGCGGGAGCTGGAAGTTTTTAACATTCATAGACCTG GTGATCCAGGCAGTTTTCTTTGGCGTGTGTGTGCTGACAGACCTGTCCAGACTGCTGACCAAGGGCAGTGAGAACCAGGAGCAAGACAGGCAGCTTAGGAAGCTCATTGGCCTGAGGGACTGGATGATGGCCGTGCTGGCCTTCCCCGTTGGAGTG GTCGCCAGACACATGCTAGTCTTTAGCCTATATGTTGGTCAGCCAAATCCATCTCACTTCTCACTGGTGAAACCGAAAGGCTGA